In Saccharothrix violaceirubra, the following are encoded in one genomic region:
- a CDS encoding NucA/NucB deoxyribonuclease domain-containing protein, whose protein sequence is MKRIMRAASTVATTGILLLGAGITAHADTSSHTIEFGTPEQVTSTTESSTSALPEATVDCGIGTTVHNRVTSCSNYRVPVQFFVNEQPYGTATLYTKATAQLDPRNRYEWHQKVELRLVDPSVPEAWLVSATVSLDCNYCSATPGGTKVLIPYTTQTFDITVSSPGRDLVNDSIRPRGTFTAPRFDQGAAYLGDVFRPRCDNTPRVTPRTTGGCVYPDVPPIWQIDVTNPRVDAVGWHVLWAQNNLQHPWGKPRAGWDLHRTFDQTLIGANRGVACGPDVPRPPGRPDLSCDEYPFAQSTEGASRNPDYSCHFLDRNDNSREGSLRKAFLNSLRTLEGDAFQVDVINVPADRQAPPDVTPRGPVGCGHD, encoded by the coding sequence GTGAAAAGGATCATGAGGGCCGCGTCCACAGTGGCCACGACCGGAATCCTGCTGCTGGGGGCGGGAATCACCGCACACGCGGACACCTCGTCCCACACCATCGAGTTCGGCACACCGGAACAGGTCACCAGCACGACCGAAAGCTCTACCAGCGCGCTACCCGAAGCCACAGTGGACTGCGGCATCGGCACCACCGTCCACAACCGCGTCACGTCGTGCTCCAACTACCGTGTCCCGGTCCAGTTCTTCGTGAACGAGCAGCCGTACGGAACCGCCACGCTCTACACCAAGGCAACCGCGCAACTGGACCCGCGCAACCGCTACGAATGGCACCAGAAAGTCGAACTGCGCCTGGTCGACCCGTCCGTGCCCGAGGCGTGGCTCGTGTCCGCCACCGTCAGCCTCGACTGCAACTACTGTTCCGCGACTCCGGGCGGCACGAAGGTGCTGATCCCGTACACGACGCAGACGTTCGACATCACGGTGTCCTCCCCGGGCCGGGACCTCGTGAACGACTCGATCCGGCCGCGCGGCACCTTCACCGCACCCCGCTTCGACCAGGGTGCGGCCTACCTTGGCGACGTCTTCCGTCCGCGCTGCGACAACACTCCCCGGGTCACCCCCCGGACCACGGGCGGTTGCGTCTACCCCGACGTGCCCCCGATCTGGCAGATCGACGTGACCAATCCGCGGGTGGACGCCGTCGGCTGGCACGTGCTGTGGGCGCAGAACAACCTCCAACACCCCTGGGGCAAGCCCCGCGCCGGGTGGGACCTGCACCGCACCTTCGACCAGACCCTCATCGGCGCCAACCGGGGCGTGGCCTGCGGCCCCGACGTGCCTCGGCCACCGGGACGTCCCGACCTGTCCTGCGACGAGTACCCCTTCGCCCAGTCCACCGAAGGCGCTTCCCGCAATCCGGACTACTCCTGCCACTTCCTCGACCGCAACGACAACTCCCGCGAGGGATCGTTGCGCAAGGCGTTCCTCAACAGCCTGCGGACCCTGGAAGGTGACGCCTTCCAGGTCGACGTGATCAACGTGCCCGCCGACCGGCAGGCGCCGCCCGACGTCACCCCGCGCGGCCCGGTCGGTTGCGGACACGACTGA
- a CDS encoding sugar phosphate isomerase/epimerase family protein, translated as MINVQLAFLTACLGDRSLDRIAHWAAGNGYDALEIAAWPGHSREHTANHLDVAHLDQRLVDETRALLALHGLGISAISYYDNNLHPDEAERHRVHEHLRACVRAAAELDVGCVGTFVGRDPGKTVSENQHIAARVLTPLTKYAAEHGVALAVENCPMPGWHPDGYPGNLAYSPELWDWMFELGFHLNYDPSHLVWLGIDPVTAISRYGDRIAHVQAKDTQVHHDRIDRYGVYGRATERVDPWDSGWWTYRVPGLGDIDWTRVVDALHVAGYSGAVAVEHEDPVWSGTEDRVLTGLRIARDTLRPMVRP; from the coding sequence GTGATCAACGTGCAACTCGCCTTTCTCACCGCGTGCCTCGGCGACCGGAGCCTGGACCGGATCGCGCACTGGGCCGCTGGCAACGGCTACGACGCGCTGGAGATCGCCGCCTGGCCGGGACACAGCCGGGAACACACCGCCAACCACCTGGACGTCGCGCACCTCGACCAGCGACTGGTCGACGAGACCCGCGCCCTGCTCGCGTTACACGGGCTGGGCATCTCCGCGATCAGCTACTACGACAACAACCTGCATCCCGACGAGGCCGAGCGGCACCGGGTCCACGAGCACCTCCGCGCCTGCGTCAGGGCCGCCGCCGAACTGGACGTCGGCTGCGTGGGCACGTTCGTCGGCCGGGACCCCGGCAAGACCGTCAGCGAGAACCAGCACATCGCCGCGCGGGTCCTCACGCCGCTGACGAAGTACGCCGCCGAGCACGGCGTCGCGCTCGCCGTCGAGAACTGCCCGATGCCCGGCTGGCACCCCGACGGGTACCCGGGCAACCTGGCCTACTCGCCGGAGCTGTGGGACTGGATGTTCGAACTGGGCTTCCACCTCAACTACGACCCGTCCCACCTGGTGTGGCTGGGCATCGACCCGGTGACCGCGATCAGCCGGTACGGCGACCGGATCGCGCACGTCCAGGCGAAGGACACCCAGGTCCACCACGACCGGATCGACCGGTACGGGGTCTACGGTCGGGCCACCGAGCGCGTCGACCCGTGGGATTCCGGGTGGTGGACCTACCGGGTCCCGGGCCTGGGCGACATCGACTGGACGCGGGTTGTCGACGCCCTCCACGTCGCCGGGTACTCCGGTGCCGTCGCGGTCGAGCACGAGGACCCGGTCTGGAGCGGCACCGAGGACCGTGTGCTCACCGGTCTGCGGATCGCGCGCGACACCCTCCGCCCGATGGTCCGGCCGTAG
- a CDS encoding ROK family transcriptional regulator gives MQEITSSSPRDIAGTLLSRIAERGGASRAELARETGWARSTVSQWIDRLGHAGLVVEGEAAVSAGGRPAIPVRLNPSAGKLLTATFGATHARIGVSDLRGDPLGETEKTVRLDQGPDHVLDWTQESFRELLGQVGATAEDVRAITIGLPGPVHFVHGRVVRPPIMPGWDGYPVKRHFAARYPAPVIVDNDVNLMALGALHDRFRDVDHLLFVKIGTGIGCGIVVDRRLHRGADGSAGDIGHIPVADSTEVCNCGREGCLEAVAGASAIAGELKLASPIEIAALVHGGDPKAVHAIRRAGQRIGRVLAGLVSFANPAAIVLGGSLAGLRDILLTEIRSAVIGQATDLATRALRIEISPPEVDVARLGAVALGREAALSPEAVRRLVEKSS, from the coding sequence ATGCAGGAGATCACCTCGTCTTCCCCCCGCGACATCGCCGGCACCCTGCTGTCCCGCATCGCGGAGCGGGGCGGCGCCAGTCGCGCGGAACTGGCCAGGGAGACCGGCTGGGCCCGATCCACCGTGTCCCAGTGGATCGACCGACTCGGCCATGCGGGCCTGGTGGTCGAGGGCGAGGCCGCGGTCTCGGCCGGCGGTCGCCCGGCGATCCCGGTGCGGCTCAACCCCTCGGCCGGGAAGCTGCTGACGGCGACGTTCGGCGCTACGCACGCCCGCATCGGCGTGAGCGACCTCCGCGGTGATCCGCTCGGCGAGACCGAGAAGACGGTCCGGCTCGACCAGGGGCCCGATCACGTCCTGGACTGGACCCAGGAGAGCTTCCGGGAACTGCTCGGTCAGGTGGGCGCGACCGCCGAGGACGTCCGCGCGATCACGATCGGGCTGCCGGGACCGGTGCACTTCGTGCACGGCCGCGTGGTCCGGCCGCCGATAATGCCCGGCTGGGACGGCTATCCGGTGAAGCGGCACTTCGCGGCCAGGTACCCCGCGCCGGTCATCGTCGACAACGACGTGAACCTGATGGCCCTGGGTGCGCTGCACGACCGGTTCCGCGACGTCGACCACCTGCTATTCGTGAAGATCGGCACCGGGATCGGCTGCGGGATCGTGGTCGACCGCAGGCTCCACCGCGGCGCGGACGGGTCTGCGGGCGACATCGGGCACATTCCCGTGGCCGACAGCACCGAGGTGTGCAACTGCGGCCGGGAGGGGTGCCTCGAAGCGGTCGCCGGCGCGTCCGCGATCGCCGGGGAACTGAAACTCGCCTCGCCCATCGAGATCGCGGCGCTGGTGCACGGTGGCGATCCCAAGGCCGTCCACGCGATCCGCCGCGCCGGTCAGCGGATCGGCCGGGTCCTGGCCGGCCTCGTCAGCTTCGCCAACCCGGCCGCGATCGTGCTCGGCGGATCGTTGGCGGGTCTGCGGGACATCCTGCTCACCGAGATCCGCAGCGCGGTGATCGGCCAGGCCACGGACCTCGCGACCCGGGCGCTGCGGATCGAGATCAGCCCGCCGGAGGTCGACGTCGCCAGGCTGGGTGCGGTCGCGCTGGGACGGGAAGCCGCCCTCTCGCCGGAGGCTGTCCGGCGTCTGGTGGAGAAGAGCTCCTGA
- a CDS encoding YciI family protein encodes MPYLVSVIDDKDDSGSTDRGPATSAFNERLIADGHRVFANGLADTDAATVVDNRGAEPVISDGPFVESKEYLAGVWVWEAPDLDVVLALATEASRICDRKIEVRPFR; translated from the coding sequence ATGCCGTACCTCGTTTCGGTGATCGACGACAAGGACGATTCCGGCAGCACGGACCGGGGACCCGCCACCAGCGCGTTCAACGAACGCCTGATCGCCGACGGCCACCGGGTCTTCGCGAACGGACTCGCGGACACCGACGCGGCCACGGTCGTCGACAACCGCGGCGCCGAGCCGGTGATCAGCGACGGGCCGTTCGTGGAGTCCAAGGAGTACCTGGCCGGTGTCTGGGTGTGGGAAGCGCCGGACCTGGACGTGGTGCTCGCGCTCGCCACCGAGGCGTCGCGGATCTGCGACCGCAAGATCGAGGTGCGACCGTTCCGGTGA
- a CDS encoding Imm1 family immunity protein, with the protein MTVTVRTEADLTRVLHDITTNPQPHPTVVYLRERPTIGRRNLPDHQLEFDIDVDYRIAAIHAAGVPDFVPHDARAQDDTETTQDMHGWVSRADASPDVGRTPTDGKGKPLYIDFGTRTEFPRNAMISLEQLRTALLELMTTALHPTCVDWQDSEITL; encoded by the coding sequence GTGACCGTCACCGTGCGCACGGAAGCCGACCTGACCCGGGTACTCCACGACATCACCACCAACCCACAGCCACATCCCACCGTGGTCTACCTACGGGAGCGCCCCACCATCGGACGCCGCAACCTGCCCGACCACCAACTCGAGTTCGACATCGACGTGGACTACCGGATCGCCGCGATCCACGCCGCCGGCGTGCCCGACTTCGTCCCGCACGATGCCCGCGCGCAGGACGACACGGAGACGACACAGGACATGCACGGCTGGGTCTCCCGGGCCGACGCCTCGCCGGACGTCGGCCGAACGCCGACGGACGGCAAGGGAAAGCCGCTCTACATCGACTTCGGCACCCGCACGGAGTTCCCCCGGAACGCGATGATCTCCCTGGAACAGTTGCGCACGGCCTTGCTGGAACTCATGACCACAGCCCTGCACCCCACCTGCGTGGACTGGCAGGACTCCGAAATCACCCTCTGA
- a CDS encoding DddA-like double-stranded DNA deaminase toxin: protein MDLVVNSVVCQGRYSCATVIPDILLPGQTLTIHDPVGSETLTGRNEP, encoded by the coding sequence GTGGACCTCGTGGTGAACAGCGTGGTCTGCCAGGGCAGGTATTCGTGCGCGACGGTCATCCCCGACATCCTGTTACCAGGGCAGACGTTGACCATCCACGACCCCGTAGGGTCGGAGACCCTCACCGGGAGGAACGAACCGTGA
- a CDS encoding tetratricopeptide repeat protein — protein sequence MCPQRRRHHRVLVTEVRPWLEGSYTETVGRDLFAATAELAHLVGWMSGDAGHQGPAQRYYLHSHRLAAEAGAAETAATALRGLADQALDLGHVATAVRLAEAADRTGGTVPEPKARAYYATTHARAAAADHDPATARARLTAAHTAIGHADPTPGTSWAAHYSPSRWAHETARVHHRLGDLDAAEEHLHHALHLGIDRRRTQAQVTADLGHVLLHRGDLDAALDTWTRFADLATGIRSRRVTDSAADIAARLATLPEPRAHHLLDQLTTTFDHAS from the coding sequence ATGTGTCCACAACGTCGACGCCATCATCGGGTCCTCGTCACCGAAGTCCGCCCCTGGCTGGAAGGTTCCTACACCGAGACCGTCGGCCGCGACCTGTTCGCCGCCACCGCCGAACTCGCCCACCTGGTCGGCTGGATGTCCGGCGACGCCGGCCACCAGGGGCCGGCCCAGCGGTACTACCTGCACAGCCACCGCCTCGCCGCCGAAGCCGGCGCGGCCGAGACCGCCGCCACCGCGTTGCGCGGCCTGGCCGACCAGGCGCTGGACCTCGGCCACGTCGCCACCGCCGTCCGCCTGGCCGAAGCAGCCGACCGCACCGGCGGCACCGTCCCCGAACCCAAAGCCCGCGCCTACTACGCCACCACCCACGCCCGCGCCGCGGCGGCAGACCACGACCCCGCCACCGCCCGCGCCCGCCTCACCGCCGCCCACACCGCCATCGGACACGCCGACCCCACACCCGGCACCTCCTGGGCCGCCCACTACAGCCCCTCACGGTGGGCCCACGAAACCGCCCGCGTACACCACCGACTCGGCGACCTCGACGCCGCCGAGGAACACCTCCACCACGCTTTGCACCTCGGCATCGACCGCCGCCGCACCCAGGCCCAGGTCACCGCCGACCTCGGCCACGTCCTCCTCCACCGAGGCGACCTCGACGCGGCCCTCGACACCTGGACCCGCTTCGCCGACCTCGCCACCGGCATCCGCTCCCGCCGCGTCACCGACAGCGCGGCCGACATCGCCGCACGCCTGGCCACCCTGCCCGAACCCCGCGCCCACCACCTCCTCGACCAACTCACGACCACCTTCGACCATGCGAGCTGA
- a CDS encoding GNAT family N-acetyltransferase has protein sequence MNDRDDHLSVSQAGSSVVLRLRPWRSDDLPALVAAHRDPQLRRWLANSLADEAEARRWLDAQAGGWDSATRFSFAVVADENDQAPVGHVVVKVGTAGVAEVGYWTVARARGRGIASRSLETVSQWALSAQNLVRLNRLDLLHAEANQASCRVAEKCGYILHDLLPAAPPTFSARGHRHVRTQPGS, from the coding sequence ATGAACGATCGGGACGATCACTTGTCCGTCTCGCAGGCCGGGTCGTCGGTTGTCCTGCGGCTGCGCCCGTGGCGGTCGGACGACCTGCCGGCGCTGGTCGCGGCACATCGCGATCCGCAGCTGCGCCGTTGGCTGGCCAACTCCCTGGCCGACGAAGCCGAGGCGCGGCGATGGCTGGATGCCCAGGCCGGCGGCTGGGACTCAGCGACGCGGTTCAGCTTCGCGGTGGTGGCCGATGAGAACGACCAAGCACCCGTCGGCCACGTGGTGGTGAAGGTGGGAACCGCCGGTGTGGCCGAAGTCGGCTACTGGACGGTGGCCCGGGCCCGGGGGCGGGGCATCGCCTCCCGTTCGCTGGAGACCGTGTCGCAGTGGGCACTGAGCGCGCAGAATCTCGTCCGGCTGAACCGCCTCGACCTGCTGCACGCGGAAGCCAACCAAGCCTCCTGTCGTGTGGCGGAGAAGTGCGGCTACATCCTGCACGATCTGCTACCGGCCGCACCGCCGACTTTCTCTGCCAGAGGGCACAGGCACGTCCGCACGCAACCGGGAAGCTGA
- a CDS encoding SDR family oxidoreductase, producing the protein MSTVALVSGASRGIGAAIARSLAQRAHHVIVNYYRNADAAKQVVADIEAAGGTAQAEQADVCDDASVTALVDRVRAAHGRVDVLVCNANTVPPPFEPLASLPWDAFVGKVVGELAGSYHLTQRVLPIMRERRAGRIIYISSTVADKVGTIAAHSTAKAALNTFSRHVAADAGQYGVTVNTLALGAVDTDATADILDDDRRASLARRSVHGRVLEPADIGAAVALLADDGFGSVTGQVIRLDAGFDVLNQQPAPS; encoded by the coding sequence ATGAGCACAGTGGCACTTGTCAGTGGAGCGAGCCGCGGTATCGGGGCGGCGATCGCGCGCAGCCTGGCACAGCGCGCGCACCACGTGATCGTGAACTATTACCGCAACGCCGATGCGGCCAAGCAGGTGGTCGCCGACATCGAGGCGGCAGGCGGCACCGCCCAGGCCGAACAGGCCGACGTGTGCGACGACGCTTCGGTGACCGCACTGGTCGACCGGGTCCGCGCCGCGCATGGGCGCGTGGATGTGCTGGTGTGCAACGCGAACACGGTCCCGCCGCCGTTCGAGCCGCTCGCGTCGCTGCCATGGGACGCGTTCGTCGGCAAGGTGGTCGGCGAACTCGCCGGTTCCTACCACCTGACCCAGCGAGTCCTTCCGATCATGCGCGAGCGGCGTGCCGGACGGATCATCTACATCTCCAGCACCGTCGCGGACAAGGTCGGCACGATCGCCGCGCACTCCACCGCGAAGGCGGCACTGAACACGTTCAGCCGACATGTCGCCGCCGACGCCGGACAGTACGGCGTCACCGTCAACACCCTCGCGCTCGGCGCGGTGGACACCGACGCCACAGCCGACATCCTCGACGACGACAGACGCGCATCCCTGGCGCGACGGTCGGTTCACGGCCGGGTTCTCGAGCCCGCGGACATCGGCGCCGCGGTCGCGCTGCTCGCCGACGACGGCTTCGGCTCGGTCACCGGCCAGGTGATCCGCCTCGACGCCGGATTCGACGTGCTCAACCAGCAACCGGCCCCCTCCTGA
- a CDS encoding winged helix-turn-helix transcriptional regulator, producing MGENFEAKRLPRNRHSDLFHSECPGRIVFDHITGRWAPLVLVKLAEGPLRFYELRDQIGRISEKVLSEKLRLLARDGLIERTVEPATPPRVSYALTDMGYSVAKPLRRLMRWVADHGDAVLAAQARHDDQN from the coding sequence ATGGGCGAGAACTTCGAGGCCAAGCGGCTTCCGCGCAACAGGCACAGTGATCTGTTCCACAGCGAATGCCCGGGCCGGATCGTCTTCGACCACATCACCGGACGCTGGGCGCCGCTGGTCCTGGTCAAGCTGGCCGAAGGTCCGTTGCGGTTCTACGAGCTGCGTGACCAGATCGGCAGGATCAGCGAGAAGGTGCTGTCGGAGAAACTGCGCCTGCTCGCCCGGGACGGGCTGATCGAGCGCACCGTCGAGCCGGCCACCCCGCCGCGGGTCAGTTATGCGCTCACCGACATGGGCTACAGCGTCGCCAAACCGCTGCGCCGGCTCATGCGCTGGGTCGCCGACCACGGCGACGCCGTCCTGGCTGCCCAGGCACGGCACGACGACCAGAACTGA
- a CDS encoding NF041680 family putative transposase, which yields MISVHHLDPRSALGALSGFRREFHRCLTRRADGLFELADAVLCADGPVRTLVGLSLAPEHRRGHGGLYDAVNNGRIEVDRLRDAPAGTPLPRAADGRLVLAVDVSPWLRPDGATCPDRTFCHVYGRGRGEHRMIPGWPYSFVAALETGGTSWTALLDAVRLPPGADLAAVTAAQVRGVVQRLIAADQWRRGDPEILVVFDAGYDAPRIARLLEDLPVRVLGRMRSDRVLRRPGPPRVHNPLGGRFRKHGGEFVFGDPATWGAEDVLTRTDTRLYGTATAQAWNRLHPRLTRRAAWIDHSGPLPIVEGTVIRLTVERLPSGGVNKPVWLWCSDPDSGPVEVDRWWRAFLRRFDIEHTFRLLKQTLGWTRPRLRDPEAADRWTWLILAVHAQLRLARPLVADLRHPWERPAEPARLTPTRVRRGFRNLHMKIARPAAAPKPVRPGPGRPPGSKNRATAPRFDVGLVLATGRAHTRPAHHKKGTKPRRTG from the coding sequence GTGATCAGTGTGCACCATCTCGACCCCAGATCGGCGCTCGGGGCGTTGTCCGGGTTCCGGCGGGAGTTCCACCGGTGTCTGACCCGTCGGGCGGACGGGTTGTTCGAGCTGGCCGACGCCGTGCTGTGCGCCGACGGACCGGTGCGGACCCTGGTGGGGTTGTCGTTGGCGCCCGAACACCGGCGTGGGCACGGTGGCCTCTACGACGCGGTCAACAACGGCCGCATCGAGGTCGACCGGCTACGCGACGCGCCGGCCGGGACGCCGTTGCCGCGGGCCGCGGACGGCCGCCTGGTGCTCGCGGTCGACGTCTCGCCGTGGTTGCGGCCGGACGGCGCGACCTGCCCGGACCGCACGTTCTGCCACGTCTACGGACGCGGCAGAGGCGAGCACCGCATGATCCCGGGATGGCCGTACTCGTTCGTGGCCGCGCTGGAGACCGGCGGCACGTCGTGGACCGCGCTGCTGGACGCGGTCCGGCTGCCGCCCGGCGCGGACCTCGCCGCGGTGACCGCCGCCCAGGTCCGCGGAGTGGTCCAACGGCTCATCGCCGCCGACCAGTGGCGCCGGGGTGATCCGGAGATCCTGGTGGTGTTCGACGCCGGTTACGACGCGCCCCGCATCGCCCGTCTGCTCGAGGACCTGCCGGTGCGGGTGCTGGGACGGATGCGGTCGGACCGGGTGCTGCGCCGCCCGGGCCCGCCCCGGGTCCACAACCCTCTGGGCGGACGGTTTCGCAAGCACGGCGGCGAGTTCGTCTTCGGCGACCCCGCCACCTGGGGCGCCGAGGACGTGCTGACCCGCACCGACACCCGTCTCTACGGCACCGCCACCGCACAGGCCTGGAACCGGCTGCACCCGCGACTGACCCGCCGGGCCGCCTGGATCGACCACAGTGGACCGCTGCCGATCGTCGAGGGCACCGTGATCCGACTGACGGTGGAGCGCCTGCCCTCCGGCGGGGTGAACAAACCGGTCTGGCTGTGGTGTTCCGATCCCGACTCCGGCCCGGTCGAGGTCGACCGCTGGTGGCGGGCGTTCCTGCGGCGCTTCGACATCGAGCACACCTTCCGTCTGCTCAAGCAGACGCTCGGCTGGACCAGACCCAGGCTGCGCGATCCCGAGGCCGCCGACCGCTGGACCTGGCTGATCCTGGCCGTCCACGCACAACTGCGCCTGGCCCGCCCGCTGGTCGCCGACCTGCGCCACCCCTGGGAACGACCCGCCGAACCCGCCAGGCTCACCCCGACCCGCGTCCGGCGCGGGTTCCGCAACCTCCACATGAAGATCGCCCGCCCAGCGGCTGCACCGAAACCGGTCCGCCCCGGACCGGGACGACCTCCCGGCTCGAAGAACCGCGCCACCGCACCGCGCTTCGACGTCGGACTCGTCCTGGCCACTGGACGGGCACATACCCGACCGGCCCACCACAAGAAGGGCACCAAACCCCGCCGAACAGGTTAA
- a CDS encoding toll/interleukin-1 receptor domain-containing protein — protein MRTSLPGTGKLVRELWLLLRRNGVDARWDGLVAQQPRDWALWTAEQIREADQVLVIASAAYRERAEASVGRRVQWEARLVRDAFHADPHRLDRFLPVVLPGQPTQGVPDFLAPNSSTVYTVEEFTPAGAEPLLRFLLGLPEEVEPGLGGAPDFPTRAHRSSDTGAPPSGAVADPNGAGSSVSGC, from the coding sequence ATGCGTACGAGTCTCCCGGGCACCGGGAAGCTTGTGCGGGAGTTGTGGTTGCTGTTGCGGCGTAACGGTGTGGACGCCCGGTGGGACGGGCTGGTCGCGCAGCAACCCCGCGACTGGGCGTTGTGGACCGCGGAGCAGATCCGTGAGGCGGACCAGGTGCTGGTGATCGCCTCGGCCGCCTACCGTGAGCGCGCCGAGGCGTCGGTCGGGCGCAGGGTGCAGTGGGAGGCCCGTCTGGTCCGTGACGCGTTCCACGCCGACCCGCACCGTCTGGACCGGTTCCTGCCGGTGGTGCTGCCCGGCCAGCCGACTCAGGGGGTTCCGGACTTCCTGGCCCCGAACTCCTCCACCGTGTACACGGTGGAGGAGTTCACCCCGGCCGGGGCGGAGCCGTTGTTGCGGTTCCTGTTGGGTTTGCCTGAGGAGGTCGAGCCGGGGTTGGGTGGAGCGCCGGACTTCCCGACGCGGGCCCACCGGTCCTCCGACACCGGTGCGCCGCCGTCTGGCGCGGTGGCGGACCCGAATGGTGCCGGGTCGTCCGTGTCGGGGTGTTGA